One window of Chryseobacterium sp. JJR-5R genomic DNA carries:
- a CDS encoding sugar kinase: MKIEYAIIIKNKTRLESLTERFNTKAQAQFYIESSGGNFQEYIDEHEQFYHSFLEIQTGLSKVIKNKVVEKEFVPSYIFSDRNLIVVIGQDGLVANVAKYTGTIPIIAINPDEKRYDGVLLPFTVKNFMKGVNSVINENFSSRKMRFAEAVLNDGQKLLAVNDLFIGISSHASARYRITLNGKEETHSSSGIIVSTKTGSTGWLSSVFNMASGISGIANPVYPELNEDDLYFAVREPFKSIRTQTGICGGMLKKGSTLVIESLMPNNGFIFSDGIEQDFLQFNSGSTAEIKLSEEEAVLVI, from the coding sequence ATGAAAATAGAATATGCCATCATCATCAAAAACAAAACCAGGCTTGAATCTCTGACGGAACGCTTCAACACCAAAGCACAGGCTCAGTTTTATATTGAAAGTTCAGGAGGAAATTTCCAGGAATATATTGATGAACATGAACAGTTCTATCATTCGTTTCTTGAGATTCAGACCGGACTTTCCAAAGTCATTAAAAATAAAGTGGTTGAAAAAGAATTTGTTCCCTCCTATATTTTTTCTGATCGTAACCTGATTGTTGTCATCGGGCAGGACGGATTGGTAGCCAACGTTGCCAAATATACCGGGACTATCCCGATAATTGCCATCAATCCTGATGAAAAAAGATATGACGGCGTCCTGCTTCCCTTCACGGTAAAGAACTTTATGAAAGGAGTAAATTCTGTAATTAACGAAAATTTTAGTTCAAGAAAAATGAGGTTCGCCGAAGCGGTACTGAATGACGGACAAAAACTATTGGCTGTGAATGACCTGTTCATCGGAATTTCCTCCCATGCTTCGGCAAGATACAGGATTACATTAAACGGAAAAGAAGAAACCCACTCTTCCAGCGGCATTATTGTCTCTACGAAAACAGGAAGCACAGGCTGGCTGAGCTCTGTTTTTAATATGGCCTCCGGAATTTCAGGCATAGCCAATCCTGTATACCCGGAACTGAATGAAGATGACCTGTATTTTGCGGTAAGGGAACCATTCAAAAGCATCCGTACGCAAACCGGGATCTGCGGCGGCATGCTGAAAAAAGGAAGTACATTAGTCATAGAATCATTAATGCCAAATAATGGTTTTATATTTAGTGACGGAATTGAACAGGATTTCCTGCAGTTCAACAGCGGTTCCACAGCAGAAATAAAGCTTTCCGAAGAGGAAGCGGTTTTGGTAATATAA
- a CDS encoding ADP-ribosylation/crystallin J1, whose product MKTITLYRPVGEKEMMLIIENQYRKFPPRLEWQPIFYPVLDEGYASEIAGKWNTRDEAGNYLGFVTRFEVLEGEVNKYQVQNVGARNHNELWVPSEELETFNQAIVGNIEVVKVFIGKEFKEPANTEVENLLLTLTN is encoded by the coding sequence ATGAAAACAATAACACTATACAGACCGGTTGGCGAAAAAGAAATGATGCTGATTATCGAAAATCAGTACAGGAAATTCCCTCCGAGACTGGAATGGCAGCCCATTTTCTATCCCGTTCTGGATGAAGGCTATGCGTCCGAAATTGCCGGAAAATGGAATACCCGTGATGAAGCAGGAAATTATCTCGGCTTCGTAACCAGATTTGAAGTTTTGGAAGGTGAAGTAAATAAATACCAGGTCCAGAATGTCGGGGCAAGAAATCATAATGAACTCTGGGTTCCTTCAGAAGAACTGGAAACTTTTAATCAGGCCATTGTGGGAAATATTGAAGTGGTTAAAGTATTTATAGGGAAAGAATTTAAAGAACCTGCCAATACTGAGGTAGAAAATTTATTATTAACATTAACAAATTAA
- a CDS encoding NADAR family protein, whose protein sequence is MKYTQQDIINCFRNDEKFPFLFFWGHTVKDEVTKACFSQWFPAAFEEKGVIYRTAEHYMMAGKAELFDDHETLREIIHAETPGQAESLGRKVRNFDPQVWDRHKYEIVKQGNLLKFSQHQPLKTFLLSTENKILVEASPYDTVWGIGMPETDPKAENPLHWQGENLLGFVLMEVRDELKLKYNT, encoded by the coding sequence ATGAAATATACTCAACAGGATATCATTAATTGTTTCCGGAATGATGAAAAATTCCCGTTTCTTTTCTTTTGGGGACACACGGTAAAAGATGAGGTAACGAAAGCCTGCTTCAGTCAGTGGTTTCCGGCGGCTTTTGAAGAAAAAGGGGTTATTTACAGAACTGCAGAACATTACATGATGGCAGGAAAAGCGGAATTGTTTGATGACCATGAAACTTTAAGGGAGATCATACATGCGGAAACTCCCGGTCAGGCAGAAAGTTTGGGAAGAAAAGTCAGAAATTTTGATCCTCAGGTTTGGGACAGGCACAAATATGAAATCGTAAAGCAGGGAAACCTTTTGAAGTTCTCACAGCATCAGCCTTTAAAAACATTTCTACTGTCAACGGAGAATAAGATTCTGGTAGAAGCCAGTCCGTATGACACCGTTTGGGGAATCGGGATGCCTGAAACTGATCCTAAAGCAGAAAACCCATTGCATTGGCAAGGCGAAAATCTTTTAGGGTTTGTTCTAATGGAAGTCAGGGATGAATTAAAGCTAAAATACAATACATAA
- a CDS encoding SPFH domain-containing protein, translated as MFGFRHIKFDSMTYVIHFSNGKIVKEGRGLSFFYFAPDSSIVAIPTGSNDLPFIFNENTLDYQTVKIQGQISYKITDPKALSNTLDFTVNEAGVYKKNDMEKLNQRIINLAQTSTSSFIHELSLKDAIRSAKQIEANILAGLMASEAVKTMGIEIMGANILAVQTTPEMARALETETREKLQQQADEAIYERRNFAVEQERKIKESELNTEIAVEEKQKQIEEKRMETEVQQEENKKILREMKIAADISVENRRKQLIGQKTENDRKEAETQGYILEASLKPYKEIDWKILNALSGKQDAKNNIALAFRELAENAGKIGNLNISPDLLETILKH; from the coding sequence ATGTTCGGTTTCAGACACATCAAATTCGATTCAATGACCTATGTGATCCATTTCAGCAACGGAAAAATCGTTAAAGAAGGAAGAGGATTGTCTTTCTTTTATTTCGCACCGGATTCTTCTATTGTCGCGATCCCGACGGGAAGCAATGACCTGCCGTTTATCTTTAATGAAAACACACTGGATTACCAGACGGTGAAAATACAGGGACAGATCAGCTATAAAATTACCGATCCGAAAGCACTCTCCAACACGCTTGACTTTACCGTAAATGAAGCCGGGGTATATAAGAAAAATGATATGGAAAAGCTGAACCAAAGGATCATTAACCTGGCACAGACTTCCACCTCTTCTTTTATCCATGAACTGAGTTTAAAAGACGCTATCCGTTCTGCAAAGCAGATCGAAGCCAATATCCTGGCAGGACTGATGGCTTCAGAAGCCGTAAAAACCATGGGCATCGAAATTATGGGAGCCAATATCCTGGCGGTTCAGACAACTCCTGAAATGGCAAGGGCACTGGAAACCGAAACCCGGGAAAAGCTCCAGCAGCAGGCTGATGAAGCCATTTATGAGAGAAGGAATTTTGCAGTGGAGCAGGAAAGGAAAATCAAGGAATCTGAACTGAATACCGAAATTGCCGTAGAGGAAAAACAGAAGCAGATTGAAGAAAAAAGGATGGAGACCGAAGTGCAGCAGGAAGAAAATAAAAAGATCCTTCGGGAAATGAAAATTGCTGCCGATATCTCTGTTGAAAACAGGAGAAAACAGCTGATCGGACAGAAAACCGAAAATGACAGGAAAGAAGCAGAAACCCAGGGGTATATTCTGGAGGCTTCTCTGAAACCGTACAAAGAGATCGACTGGAAAATACTGAATGCTTTAAGCGGAAAACAGGATGCAAAAAACAACATTGCCTTAGCCTTCAGGGAACTGGCAGAAAATGCAGGGAAAATAGGCAACCTTAACATCAGCCCTGACCTTTTGGAAACTATTCTGAAACACTAA
- a CDS encoding DUF2520 domain-containing protein: MQTVIIGSGNVAYHLAKAFMLNAVPVAQIFGRNEQELEKISEKLQIPYSTKKLSDADLYIICVSDQSVGEVSRLIIRKDCLVAHTSGSLPIDILAGEYRKSSLYPLQTFSKSKKLDYQHIPFFIEAENEEDRKLLSDMASAISKNVMESTYEKRKYIHLTAVFACNFVNHLFSRAKEISDSQKIPFDYFLPLIDETVGKIHEIDPKYAQTGPAVRNDKRILEMHEELLEDESLEIYKTMNHSIQKLYEL, from the coding sequence ATGCAAACTGTAATCATCGGTTCCGGAAATGTAGCGTATCATCTGGCTAAAGCTTTTATGCTCAATGCTGTTCCTGTAGCCCAGATTTTCGGCAGGAATGAACAGGAACTGGAAAAAATTTCTGAGAAACTGCAGATCCCTTATTCAACTAAAAAACTCAGTGATGCAGATCTGTACATTATCTGCGTCAGCGATCAGTCAGTAGGAGAGGTTTCCCGGCTCATTATCCGGAAGGACTGCCTTGTGGCACATACTTCAGGTTCACTCCCGATAGATATTTTGGCAGGGGAGTACCGGAAATCCAGCCTGTATCCGTTACAGACTTTTTCAAAATCCAAAAAGCTGGATTATCAGCATATTCCGTTTTTTATTGAGGCTGAAAACGAAGAGGATAGGAAGCTATTATCTGACATGGCTTCTGCAATTTCTAAGAATGTGATGGAAAGTACGTATGAAAAAAGGAAATACATCCACCTGACTGCAGTGTTTGCCTGTAATTTTGTGAACCATCTTTTCTCCAGGGCGAAAGAAATTTCAGACTCGCAGAAAATCCCGTTTGATTATTTTTTACCGCTGATCGATGAGACCGTTGGAAAAATTCATGAGATTGATCCTAAATACGCACAGACCGGTCCTGCCGTGAGAAATGATAAAAGGATTCTGGAAATGCATGAAGAATTATTGGAGGATGAAAGCCTGGAGATCTATAAAACAATGAACCATTCTATTCAAAAATTGTATGAGCTATAA
- a CDS encoding GH92 family glycosyl hydrolase, whose protein sequence is MKKVLLFLLIISLNHLKSQWVEKAPENPEELVNPLIGTLSKPSLSNGNTYPAVAVPHGMNLWTPQTGKNGNGWQYTYDADKIRGIKQTHQPSPWMNDYGMFSIMPITGKMRFNEDERASWFSHKSEVSKPYYYSVYLADHNVTAEIAPTERAAQMRLTYPDSPDSWFVIDAFDKGSGITIIPSQNKITGYSTRYSRGKLVGFKNYFVIYADKPFTKYSTWKDKDFVKDSLQITGNHCGAVVGFATEKGEKVNLRIASSFISPEQAELNLQRELSKDSFEDTFRKAKSAWHEKLKQVEVAGGTTDQMRTFYSCLYRMLCFPHKMYEINKSGEAVHYSPYSGKTEAGYRFAGTGFWDTFRALYPFLNLVYPDINVEMQQGLINDYKEGGWLPEWSSPSYSDIMIGNNSASVVADAYLKGLRGYDIETLYQALLHGANNEGPQATGRLGIEYYKKLGYVPYDVKINENAARTLEYAYDDFAIARLGRALGKPESEWKEYYRRSQNFRNVIDPETKLARGRNLDGSFQAPFNPFKWGDAFTEGNSWHYTWSVFQDIEGLAKLMGGRKEFSKKLDQIFEMPPVFDNSYYGSTIHEIQEMVNADMGQYAHGNQPAQHIIYLYNYSGEPWKTQYWARETMNRLYQPTPDGYCGDEDNGQTSAWYIFSALGFYPVTPATDQYVLGAPLFKKATIHLENGKKIEIKAGNNSSENRYVKALKLNGKVYSKNWLSHAELMKGAILKFDMDDKPDKNRGTDEKDFPYSYSTDEK, encoded by the coding sequence ATGAAAAAAGTTCTTTTATTCCTTTTAATCATTTCACTCAATCATCTGAAATCGCAGTGGGTTGAAAAAGCGCCTGAAAATCCTGAAGAATTGGTCAACCCATTAATCGGCACCCTTTCAAAACCTTCCCTTTCCAACGGCAATACCTATCCTGCCGTTGCAGTTCCTCACGGAATGAATCTCTGGACACCGCAGACCGGAAAGAACGGAAACGGATGGCAATATACATATGATGCCGATAAAATCCGCGGAATCAAACAAACACACCAGCCTTCCCCGTGGATGAATGACTATGGCATGTTTTCCATTATGCCGATAACAGGGAAAATGCGGTTTAACGAAGATGAGCGGGCAAGCTGGTTTTCCCATAAATCCGAAGTTTCAAAGCCTTATTATTACAGTGTTTACCTGGCTGACCATAATGTAACGGCAGAAATTGCTCCTACCGAAAGAGCCGCTCAGATGCGCCTGACCTATCCCGATTCCCCTGATTCATGGTTTGTTATTGATGCATTTGATAAAGGTTCGGGCATTACCATTATTCCGTCCCAGAATAAAATCACAGGCTATTCAACCCGGTATTCCCGCGGAAAACTGGTGGGCTTTAAAAATTATTTCGTGATTTATGCTGATAAGCCTTTCACGAAATATTCAACGTGGAAAGACAAGGATTTTGTAAAAGACAGTTTACAGATCACGGGAAACCACTGCGGAGCTGTTGTAGGCTTTGCCACAGAGAAGGGTGAAAAAGTAAACTTGAGAATTGCTTCTTCTTTCATCAGCCCGGAACAGGCAGAATTAAATTTACAGCGGGAACTGAGTAAGGATTCGTTTGAAGATACATTCAGAAAAGCAAAATCAGCATGGCATGAAAAGCTGAAACAGGTTGAAGTGGCAGGCGGCACAACTGACCAGATGCGGACTTTTTATTCCTGCCTGTACAGAATGCTTTGCTTCCCGCATAAAATGTATGAAATAAACAAGTCCGGAGAAGCAGTCCATTACAGTCCGTATTCAGGGAAAACGGAGGCGGGATACCGTTTTGCGGGAACCGGTTTCTGGGACACTTTCAGGGCACTCTACCCTTTCCTGAATCTGGTTTATCCTGATATTAATGTTGAAATGCAGCAAGGACTGATCAATGATTACAAAGAAGGCGGCTGGCTGCCGGAATGGTCAAGCCCCTCCTATTCTGACATTATGATCGGAAATAATTCTGCTTCTGTAGTGGCCGATGCCTATCTTAAAGGGCTGCGGGGCTATGATATCGAAACACTGTACCAGGCTTTGCTCCACGGGGCCAACAATGAAGGCCCTCAGGCAACGGGAAGGCTGGGAATTGAATATTATAAAAAGCTGGGCTATGTTCCTTACGATGTAAAAATCAATGAAAACGCTGCGCGGACATTAGAATATGCGTACGACGATTTTGCCATTGCCCGGTTAGGAAGAGCGCTGGGAAAACCCGAATCTGAATGGAAAGAATATTACAGGCGTTCCCAGAACTTCCGGAATGTGATTGATCCAGAAACAAAATTAGCCAGAGGAAGAAATCTTGACGGAAGTTTCCAGGCTCCGTTCAATCCTTTTAAATGGGGGGATGCATTTACGGAAGGAAATTCCTGGCACTATACGTGGTCGGTTTTCCAGGATATTGAAGGGCTGGCAAAACTTATGGGCGGAAGAAAAGAGTTTTCAAAAAAACTGGATCAGATTTTTGAAATGCCTCCTGTTTTCGATAACAGTTATTACGGTTCTACCATTCATGAAATCCAGGAAATGGTAAACGCAGATATGGGACAGTATGCACACGGAAACCAGCCGGCACAGCATATCATCTATCTGTACAATTATTCAGGAGAACCCTGGAAAACACAGTATTGGGCACGCGAAACAATGAACCGCCTGTATCAGCCCACTCCGGACGGATATTGTGGCGATGAGGATAATGGGCAGACTTCTGCATGGTATATTTTTTCTGCGCTCGGTTTTTACCCTGTTACGCCGGCAACAGATCAGTATGTCCTGGGAGCACCGTTATTTAAAAAAGCAACCATCCATTTGGAAAACGGTAAGAAGATTGAGATTAAAGCGGGGAATAACAGCAGCGAAAACCGTTATGTGAAAGCACTGAAATTGAACGGAAAGGTTTACTCTAAAAACTGGCTGAGCCATGCCGAATTAATGAAAGGAGCCATATTGAAATTTGATATGGATGATAAGCCTGATAAAAACCGGGGGACCGATGAAAAGGATTTTCCTTATTCCTATTCTACGGACGAAAAATAA
- a CDS encoding KdsC family phosphatase yields MSYKEKLKNIKAFVFDVDGVFTDGSVYLLPGGNMCRVMNVLDGYAVIKALKNNYLIGVITGGNDEMVKHRITYLGIEDYYPKSPDKMIDFEDFKSKYNLVNEEILTMGDDIPDLHIMKNSAIAACPENAVPEIKEIATYISPKKGGSGAVRDVIEQVMKVQGNWHDDHTQSV; encoded by the coding sequence ATGAGCTATAAAGAGAAATTAAAAAATATAAAAGCATTTGTATTTGATGTAGACGGCGTCTTCACCGATGGAAGCGTTTATCTTCTTCCCGGAGGAAATATGTGCCGGGTGATGAATGTCCTGGATGGATATGCTGTCATAAAGGCTTTGAAAAACAACTACCTGATCGGCGTTATTACCGGAGGAAACGATGAAATGGTAAAACACAGGATCACTTATCTCGGTATTGAGGATTATTACCCTAAATCGCCTGATAAGATGATTGACTTCGAAGATTTTAAATCAAAATACAATCTCGTTAATGAAGAGATTTTAACAATGGGCGACGACATTCCGGATCTCCATATTATGAAAAATTCTGCCATTGCAGCCTGCCCGGAAAATGCTGTTCCCGAAATCAAGGAAATCGCCACTTATATTTCGCCGAAAAAGGGGGGAAGCGGAGCCGTTCGCGATGTCATCGAACAGGTAATGAAAGTGCAGGGAAAC
- a CDS encoding RNA polymerase sigma factor, producing the protein MKIKDAEIISLMQNPRTHEKGVRALMDAYQSRLYWHIRRIIVDGDLAQDTLQETFIKAYQNFHQFKNDSQLYTWLYRIATNEALQQINKLKRMQKTDEDPEYYMQNLVADNTEGDAEEIQILLQNAIQSLPEKQKLVFMMRYYDDLPYEEISKIVDMSVGTLKTNYHYAKQKIEEHIKENFER; encoded by the coding sequence ATGAAGATTAAGGACGCGGAAATTATTTCGTTGATGCAAAACCCACGGACTCATGAAAAAGGAGTCCGGGCCCTAATGGATGCTTATCAAAGCAGATTGTATTGGCACATAAGACGGATTATTGTGGACGGGGATCTTGCGCAGGATACTCTGCAGGAAACCTTCATTAAAGCTTATCAGAATTTTCATCAGTTTAAAAATGACAGTCAGCTGTATACCTGGCTATACAGGATTGCAACCAACGAGGCTTTACAGCAGATCAATAAGCTGAAAAGGATGCAGAAAACAGATGAAGATCCGGAATATTATATGCAGAACCTGGTTGCCGATAATACGGAAGGAGACGCAGAAGAAATACAGATCTTACTACAGAACGCCATACAAAGCCTGCCGGAAAAGCAGAAACTGGTATTTATGATGCGGTATTATGATGACCTGCCTTATGAAGAAATATCTAAGATTGTAGATATGTCAGTAGGCACGCTGAAAACAAATTATCATTATGCCAAACAAAAAATAGAAGAACATATTAAAGAAAATTTCGAAAGGTAA
- a CDS encoding TIGR02452 family protein — protein sequence MTNKGMAKDTLEILARKYYINENKEKINIERELENAANGTVLFSSEELSKLIENEFPKTNFETQFEVRQCSSLKAILTLAEEENQEKMMCLNFASAKNPGGGFINGAEAQEESLARTSGLYETLLKGWKYYETHRAMESCFYTDMMIYSPKVPVFRKDKGELLAKPVLCNFITSPAVNAGVVKRQEPERAHEIFRAMDIRTDKMLALALHQGNETLILGAWGCGVFKNDPEEIAELFKKHLHEKYKNKFKRVVFAILTKKEEMIKPFEKVIL from the coding sequence ATGACAAACAAAGGAATGGCAAAAGATACCCTGGAAATCCTTGCCAGAAAATATTATATCAACGAAAACAAAGAAAAAATAAATATTGAAAGGGAACTTGAGAATGCTGCAAACGGAACTGTTTTGTTTTCATCAGAAGAACTTTCGAAACTCATAGAAAACGAATTTCCAAAGACAAACTTTGAAACACAATTTGAAGTCAGGCAATGCAGTTCTTTAAAAGCCATTTTAACATTAGCTGAGGAAGAAAACCAGGAAAAAATGATGTGTCTGAATTTTGCATCCGCAAAAAATCCTGGTGGTGGTTTTATTAATGGCGCGGAAGCACAGGAAGAAAGCCTGGCAAGAACTTCGGGTTTGTACGAAACATTGCTTAAAGGTTGGAAGTATTATGAAACTCACCGGGCAATGGAGTCCTGTTTCTACACCGACATGATGATTTACAGTCCGAAAGTTCCGGTTTTCAGGAAAGACAAAGGAGAACTTCTGGCAAAACCCGTTCTGTGCAATTTCATTACTTCTCCGGCAGTAAATGCAGGTGTGGTAAAACGCCAGGAACCGGAGAGAGCTCATGAAATTTTCAGAGCGATGGATATAAGGACTGATAAGATGCTGGCATTGGCCTTACATCAGGGAAATGAAACCCTAATATTGGGAGCTTGGGGATGCGGCGTATTTAAAAATGACCCGGAAGAAATTGCTGAACTGTTTAAAAAGCATCTTCACGAAAAGTATAAAAATAAATTTAAAAGAGTGGTTTTTGCAATTCTGACTAAGAAGGAGGAAATGATAAAGCCTTTTGAAAAAGTTATTTTATAA
- a CDS encoding NUDIX hydrolase → MKPSKKLQDIKVAVDAVIFGYFDKKDLQILLIKRKIDPFKGGWALPGGLVLDDENLDDAVKRELCEEAGIKPDFLEQLYTFGNVGRDPRNRVVSIAYLGLVNPSYHELFADSDADDAQWFSVNQLPKLAFDHQSIIDIALKRLRTKIQYQPIGFNLLNEEFPFSDLENLYKTIIGQEIDRRNFRKKIMSYGLLNETANVKKEGSGRPGKLFTFNQEKYQELEEAGFYFEIK, encoded by the coding sequence ATGAAGCCTTCAAAGAAATTACAGGATATAAAAGTAGCCGTAGATGCCGTAATTTTCGGATATTTTGATAAAAAGGATTTGCAGATCCTGCTGATCAAAAGGAAAATTGATCCTTTCAAAGGAGGCTGGGCACTTCCGGGAGGCCTGGTCCTGGATGATGAAAACCTGGATGATGCCGTAAAAAGAGAACTGTGTGAAGAAGCAGGTATAAAACCGGACTTTCTCGAGCAGCTGTATACCTTTGGCAATGTAGGCCGGGATCCCCGGAACCGGGTGGTTTCCATAGCATATCTGGGCCTCGTGAATCCTTCCTATCATGAGCTTTTTGCCGATTCAGATGCAGATGATGCCCAGTGGTTCAGTGTCAATCAGCTTCCCAAGCTGGCTTTTGACCATCAGTCTATTATTGATATTGCCCTGAAAAGGCTCCGCACTAAAATTCAGTATCAGCCGATCGGCTTCAATCTCCTGAATGAGGAATTTCCTTTTTCAGACCTGGAAAACCTTTATAAAACCATTATCGGACAGGAAATCGACCGCCGGAATTTCCGTAAGAAAATAATGAGTTACGGACTTCTGAATGAGACGGCAAATGTTAAAAAAGAAGGCAGCGGAAGACCCGGCAAACTGTTTACTTTCAACCAGGAGAAATATCAGGAACTTGAAGAAGCAGGCTTTTATTTTGAGATTAAATAA
- the lepA gene encoding translation elongation factor 4, translating into MKNIRNFCIIAHIDHGKSTLADRLLEYTNTVTQRELQSQTLDDMDLEKERGITIKSHAIQMDYEYKGEKYILNLIDTPGHVDFSYEVSRSIAACEGALLIVDAAQSIQAQTISNLYLALENDLEIIPILNKIDLPSANPEEVTDEIVGLLGCKPEDVLRVSGKTGAGVHDLLEQIVNRIPAPVGNPDGPLQALIFDSVYNPFRGIEAYFKVVNGSISKNEKIKFFATGKEYGADEVGTLKLKQVPKKKIECGDVGYIISGIKDAREVKVGDTITSFENPATEAIDGFEEVKPMVFAGIYPIDSEDFEELRFSLEKLRLNDASLVFEPESSAALGFGFRCGFLGMLHMEIVQERLDREFNMNVITTVPNVSYHGYSKREPETTILINNPSEMIDPNLLDRVEEPFIKASIITKSDFVGAVMTLCIEKRGEIVNQSYLTADRVELTFNMPLAEVVFDFYDRLKSISKGYASFDYTPIGMRASKLVKMDILINGDMVDALSSLIHDSNAYYIGKKMCEKLRELIPRQQFDIAVQAALGAKVIARETIKALRKDVTAKCYGGDISRKRKLLEKQKEGKKKMKQIGRVEVPQSAFMAVLKLND; encoded by the coding sequence ATGAAAAACATACGAAATTTTTGCATAATCGCCCATATTGACCACGGTAAAAGTACTTTGGCAGACCGCCTGCTGGAATATACCAATACGGTAACCCAGAGAGAGCTGCAGTCTCAGACACTGGATGATATGGATCTGGAAAAAGAACGCGGGATTACCATCAAATCCCACGCAATCCAGATGGATTATGAATATAAAGGAGAAAAATATATCCTAAACCTGATCGATACTCCCGGACACGTAGATTTCTCTTACGAGGTTTCCCGTTCCATCGCAGCATGTGAAGGTGCGCTTCTTATTGTAGATGCTGCACAGAGCATTCAGGCGCAGACGATCAGTAATTTATATCTGGCACTGGAAAATGATCTGGAAATCATTCCTATCCTTAATAAAATCGATCTTCCTTCGGCAAATCCTGAAGAAGTAACTGACGAAATCGTTGGCCTTCTGGGATGTAAGCCGGAAGACGTGCTCAGGGTTTCCGGTAAAACAGGAGCAGGTGTTCATGATCTGTTAGAGCAGATTGTCAACAGGATTCCGGCTCCGGTAGGAAATCCCGACGGTCCTTTACAGGCCTTGATCTTTGACTCGGTTTATAATCCTTTCAGGGGAATTGAGGCGTATTTTAAAGTGGTTAACGGGAGCATTTCCAAAAATGAGAAAATTAAATTCTTTGCTACCGGAAAAGAATACGGAGCAGATGAAGTTGGTACCTTAAAACTTAAGCAGGTTCCGAAAAAGAAGATTGAATGCGGGGATGTAGGATACATTATTTCCGGGATCAAGGATGCAAGAGAAGTAAAAGTAGGGGATACGATTACTTCGTTTGAAAATCCTGCTACCGAAGCCATTGACGGATTTGAGGAAGTAAAACCGATGGTTTTCGCAGGGATTTACCCGATTGATTCTGAAGATTTCGAAGAGCTGAGGTTCTCTCTGGAAAAGCTGAGGTTGAATGATGCTTCCCTGGTTTTTGAACCGGAAAGTTCTGCAGCCCTTGGTTTTGGTTTCCGTTGCGGATTCCTGGGAATGCTTCACATGGAAATTGTGCAGGAACGTCTTGACAGGGAGTTCAATATGAACGTTATTACCACTGTACCCAACGTTTCGTACCACGGATACTCAAAAAGGGAGCCTGAGACCACAATTCTGATCAATAACCCATCTGAAATGATTGACCCGAATCTTTTAGACAGGGTAGAAGAACCGTTTATTAAAGCGTCCATCATTACTAAATCTGATTTCGTTGGTGCCGTAATGACCCTCTGTATTGAGAAAAGAGGAGAAATTGTAAATCAAAGCTATCTGACAGCAGACAGAGTGGAACTTACATTCAATATGCCGCTGGCAGAAGTTGTTTTCGACTTTTACGACCGCCTGAAATCAATTTCCAAGGGATATGCTTCATTTGACTATACGCCGATCGGGATGCGTGCTTCCAAACTGGTAAAAATGGATATCCTGATCAATGGGGACATGGTTGATGCATTATCTTCACTGATCCATGACAGCAATGCCTATTACATCGGTAAGAAAATGTGTGAAAAGCTCCGTGAGCTGATCCCGAGACAGCAGTTTGATATTGCGGTTCAGGCAGCGTTAGGAGCCAAAGTGATCGCCAGGGAAACCATCAAGGCTTTGAGAAAAGACGTTACCGCAAAATGTTACGGAGGGGATATTTCCAGAAAACGTAAACTTTTGGAAAAGCAGAAAGAAGGTAAGAAGAAAATGAAGCAGATCGGAAGGGTAGAAGTCCCTCAATCGGCATTCATGGCTGTATTAAAGCTTAATGATTAA